Proteins from a genomic interval of Panthera uncia isolate 11264 chromosome C1 unlocalized genomic scaffold, Puncia_PCG_1.0 HiC_scaffold_4, whole genome shotgun sequence:
- the HORMAD1 gene encoding HORMA domain-containing protein 1 isoform X4 has protein sequence MVKRGGNVELRKRLSQKMATAQLHRTSMSALVFPNKISTEQQSLVLVKRLLAVSVSCITYLRGIFPECAYGTRYLDDLCVKILREDKNCPGSTQLVKWMLGCYDALQKKYLRMVVLAVYTNPEDPQTISECYQFKFKYSNNGPVMDFISKNQSNDSNMSSADTKKASILLIRKIYILMQNLGPLPNDVCLTMKLFYYDEVTPPDYQPPGFKDGDCEGVIFEGEPMYLNVGEVPTPFHTFKVKVTTEKERMENIDSAILSPKQLKTPLQKILMDKDDLEDEQEHYISDDFDIETKMEEQKKNPGSSELGEPSLVCEEDEIMRSKESPDLSISHCQFEQLVSKTSELDVSESKTRSGKIFQNKMANGNQPVKSSKENRKRNQLKSGKTP, from the exons ATGGTGAAACGGGGCGGAAAC GTTGAATTAAGGAAAAGACTTTCCCAGAAGATGGCCACTGCGCAGTTACATAGGACTTCCATG AGTGCATTGGTATTTCCCAATAAGATATCAACAGAGCAGCAGTCTTTAGTGTTAGTGAAGAGGCTCCTAGCAGTTTCAGTATCCTGCATCACCTATTTGAGAGGAATATTTCCAGAATGTGCTTATGGAACAAGATATCTAGATG ATCTTTGTGTGAAAATTCTGAGAGAAGATAAAAACTGTCCAGGATCTACACAGTTAGTGAAGTG gaTGCTAGGATGCTATgatgctttacaaaaaaaatac CTAAGGATGGTTGTTCTAgct gtataCACCAATCCAGAAGACCCTCAG acAATTTCAGAATGTTACCAATTTAAGTTCAAGTACAGTAATAATGGACCAGTCATGGACTTCATAAG TAAAAACCAAAGCAACGATTCCAACATGTCATCTGCTGACACCAAGAAAGCAAGTATTCTCCTCATTCGCAAGATTTATATTCTAATGCAAAATCTGGGACCTTTACCTAATGATGTTTGTTTGACTATGAAACTTTTTTACTACGATGAAG TTACACCCCCAGATTACCAGCCTCCCGGTTTTAAGGATGGTGATTGTGAAGGAGTGATATTTGAAGGGGAGCCTATGTACTTAAATGTGGGAGAAGTTCCAACACCTTTTCACACCTTCAAAGTAAAAGTGACTACTGAAAAAGAACGAATGGAAAATATTGATTCAGCTATTTTATcaccaaaacaattaaaaacaccACTTCAGAAAATTCTCATGGACAAAGATGATCTAGAAGATGAACAGGAGCATTATATAAGT GATGATTTTGACATTGAAACTAAAAtggaagagcagaaaaaaaaccctggatCTTCTGAACTTGGAG aaccAAGTTTAGTTTGTGAGGAAGATGAAATTATGAGATCTAAGGAAAGTCCAGATCTTTCAATTTCTCATTGTCAG tttgaACAGTTAGTCAGTAAAACATCTGAACTTGATGTATCTGAAAGCAAAACAAGAAGTGGAAAAATCTTTCAGAATAAAATG